In Dehalogenimonas etheniformans, one genomic interval encodes:
- a CDS encoding reductive dehalogenase, whose translation MTTFHHTVSRREFMKVLGLTGVGAAALTSPVFHDLDELTASESGGWKRPWWVKSVDEPTVEIDWSKVKRYDHRTMAHSSYPNAQHWGAEKWLANRAESSAATKARVGTKGNTLRDTALGTAGGIFGSYRPVLPYITKNPKDGWMGLTPTDPQKLGMAKWQGTPEENARMIRAASICFGAGNIGTAELSGHERNLVYTYTRVGPKGNSTGDGFVNKWPPPAGYWRKIDFENVDVGYIEPIDGVDDCHLVLPDRPLWDIGVMIPMARASWSTTGSGNNSTKLSSESNSARYRMFHQSTYPCLQAFINILGYHSYGYGAGDGPGGMMPAEASAVLGGVSEMGRSSEICIQPEHGPVTGYYSIITDLPMMQAKPIDAGIFRFCHTCRRCAEMCPSQAISHEAEPSWDIPNFDYIVPNMINNPGKRLFWTNTTQCQGFSGINGCSQVCRGICTMNTEKGAMVHELVHATVSTTGVFNGFMWQMGKTFGYELLDSEKWWEMAPSLPTWGTGKSLWSSSLH comes from the coding sequence TAAGCAGGCGAGAGTTCATGAAAGTTCTGGGCCTGACTGGGGTTGGAGCTGCGGCACTCACGTCTCCCGTATTCCACGACTTGGATGAATTAACCGCCTCTGAGTCAGGTGGCTGGAAGCGCCCCTGGTGGGTAAAATCAGTTGATGAACCGACAGTAGAGATCGATTGGAGTAAAGTTAAACGGTACGACCATCGGACGATGGCTCATTCATCCTATCCGAACGCACAGCATTGGGGCGCAGAGAAGTGGCTGGCGAACCGGGCAGAAAGTTCAGCGGCTACTAAAGCTCGCGTTGGGACTAAAGGAAATACACTCCGCGACACGGCGCTCGGTACAGCCGGTGGTATATTTGGCTCCTACAGACCGGTATTACCCTACATCACCAAGAATCCTAAGGACGGATGGATGGGTCTTACCCCTACGGACCCGCAAAAACTAGGTATGGCCAAATGGCAAGGAACTCCCGAAGAGAATGCTCGTATGATTCGCGCAGCTTCCATTTGTTTTGGTGCTGGCAATATTGGTACGGCCGAACTTTCGGGTCATGAACGAAACCTTGTCTACACCTATACGAGAGTTGGTCCTAAGGGAAATTCGACGGGTGATGGCTTTGTAAACAAATGGCCCCCTCCCGCTGGATACTGGAGAAAAATAGATTTCGAGAATGTTGATGTAGGATATATCGAACCCATTGACGGAGTGGATGATTGCCATTTAGTATTGCCCGATAGACCTCTCTGGGATATCGGGGTGATGATCCCCATGGCTAGGGCATCTTGGAGTACCACGGGTTCGGGTAACAATTCCACAAAACTTTCATCGGAGTCCAACTCTGCTCGTTACCGCATGTTCCATCAATCAACTTATCCTTGTCTCCAAGCATTCATTAATATCTTGGGTTACCATAGCTATGGTTATGGTGCCGGCGATGGTCCTGGCGGAATGATGCCGGCTGAAGCCAGCGCGGTACTCGGCGGTGTTTCTGAGATGGGACGCAGCAGTGAAATTTGCATCCAACCCGAACATGGTCCGGTCACCGGCTACTATAGCATCATAACCGATCTCCCAATGATGCAAGCTAAACCAATCGATGCCGGAATATTCCGCTTCTGCCACACTTGCCGAAGGTGCGCTGAAATGTGTCCAAGTCAGGCGATCTCACATGAAGCGGAACCCAGTTGGGACATCCCGAACTTTGACTACATCGTCCCGAATATGATCAACAACCCCGGAAAGAGATTGTTCTGGACTAACACAACTCAATGTCAAGGATTCTCAGGGATTAACGGGTGTTCGCAGGTATGCCGAGGTATCTGTACTATGAATACTGAAAAAGGCGCTATGGTTCACGAATTAGTACATGCCACGGTATCAACTACCGGTGTGTTCAATGGTTTCATGTGGCAAATGGGAAAAACTTTCGGTTATGAATTGCTTGATTCAGAGAAATGGTGGGAAATGGCACCATCATTACCAACCTGGGGCACTGGCAAGTCCCTCTGGTCAAGTTCACTCCATTGA